CCCCTCTCAACAAAAGGGTTAGATTCTTCAACCATTAGAACAATTCCACTGTTCATCTAtgaacacaacaacaacaacaacaacaaaaaggtccaggaagaagaagaagaagaagaagaacttgaATGTGTGATTTGTTTGAGTGCATTTAAGAATGGTGAAGTGGGAAGGTGTTTACCAAAGTGTGGCCATGGCTTCCATGTGGAGTGCATTGACATGTGGTTGAGTTCACACTCCAATTGTCCTATTTGTAGAACCTCAATTGTAGCAAGTATTGTGGAAAATAATTCTAGTGATGATCATCATGGTGGAGATCATCATGATTTGGTTGAGATTGTGACTGAAGGTGGTTCTGCTGCTCCAAGTTCTGAGACTAGAGAGGGTGAACATGGGAATAGAGGAGCAAGAACAACTGTTTCTGTTATGTCAGTAAATTCTTCTTCTGAGTTCTTTGGATGCTCTTTGGAGAGAATGCTTGGCAAGGTTTTCCCAATATCAAgtaatgtaaattaattaatgaaatcaCATGCTTGAGAGATGTATATGATCATCGAAGTATCTATTTTCTCTATACAATTATAACCATGAAATGTGCAACATCAACTATAGTTCTGTGTA
The nucleotide sequence above comes from Glycine soja cultivar W05 chromosome 11, ASM419377v2, whole genome shotgun sequence. Encoded proteins:
- the LOC114375751 gene encoding RING-H2 finger protein ATL63-like, giving the protein MPTQPDSPPNNNTLTQMFQNIFSDNSNIMLAAIISLLLVILFVLLLHLYAKWFLAQAQAQANARRRRRRRRTMVTVSDVLGPARFHHFHSFTIEDSSPLSTKGLDSSTIRTIPLFIYEHNNNNNNKKVQEEEEEEEELECVICLSAFKNGEVGRCLPKCGHGFHVECIDMWLSSHSNCPICRTSIVASIVENNSSDDHHGGDHHDLVEIVTEGGSAAPSSETREGEHGNRGARTTVSVMSVNSSSEFFGCSLERMLGKVFPISSNVN